The following DNA comes from Hyphomicrobiales bacterium.
GGACACTTTCGATGTCGGCGGTCTGTCGGCAATGCTGGCCCGTCTGCGCGCCAACGTGGAAACCGAGATCGCCGTGCCCGTGTTCGACCGGGAAACCGAGATCGCCCGGGCCGGTGCCCGGCTGATCGCCCGTTCCGTTCGCAATATCGTCGTCGAGGGCAATTATCTGTTGCTCGGCACGGCGCCGTGGGACGTGCTCCACCCGTTCTACGACACCACCGTGATGATCGAAGTTACCGAAGCCGAGTTGCGCCGGCGTCTCGAAATCCGCTGGCAGGGCTTGCCTGCCGCCACGCGAGTGGTAAAGCTGGACGGCAATGATCTTCCGAACGGTCGGTTGGTGAAAACGCACAGCGTGACGGCGGAGTTCTTCGTTCGCTCCACGGCGGAAAACGCGCTGGCCTGAGTCGGATCGGCGTCTATGTATTCATAAGCGGGCGTTCGCCCGTTTTCTTTTTGGCGCTCGTGTGCGGGCGAAGAGGTGGCAATGACGGCTGTTTCCCACGCTGACGACCACGTCGATGACGTGCTCGCGCGCCGCAATGCGCTGATTCTCGCCGTCGCGCAGGCGCTTGGTGGCGCCAACGCCACCATCGTCTTCGCCTCCGCCGCCCTCGTTGGGCACTATCTGCTCGGCGAGGACAAGTCGCTCGCGACCTTGC
Coding sequences within:
- a CDS encoding nucleoside/nucleotide kinase family protein, with translation MSRQITFPDLVDILARRGAASRHITAIAGPPGAGKSTLAECLVASLNERDPDSAAVLPMDGFHFDDTILDERGRRTRKGAPDTFDVGGLSAMLARLRANVETEIAVPVFDRETEIARAGARLIARSVRNIVVEGNYLLLGTAPWDVLHPFYDTTVMIEVTEAELRRRLEIRWQGLPAATRVVKLDGNDLPNGRLVKTHSVTAEFFVRSTAENALA